Below is a genomic region from Microbacterium esteraromaticum.
GATCCGACAGGATGCCCTCGCCGATCGGCTCGGCGTGAGCCGCGTCCCCCTTCGCGAGGCGCTCAAGATCCTCGAGGGTGAGGGGCAGGTGCTCTACCTGCCTCGGCGCGGATACCAGATCGTCGACCTCTCGATGGCTGATCTCGTCGAGGTGTACCACCTGCGAGCGATCCTGGAGACTGAGGCAATCCGGCTGGGTGTGCCCGCCCTCGGAGACGAAGATCTCGACGAACTCGAGCAGCTGCAAGACGAGATTGAGGCCGCTGGAGCGGTGGGGGATGTCATCACGATGTCGGCGGCGAATCGCCGGTTCCATTTCCTCGTCTTCGACCTCGCGGGCATGCCGCGGCTCAGCCGGATGATCCGCAACCTCTGGGAAACGACCGACGCCTACCGCTCCTTGTACTACGCGGACGTCGACAACCGCGCGCACGTGCGTGCCGAGCATCGGGCCATCGTCGAAGCCGCGCGGGCGCGTGACGTGGAGCGCTTCATCGCGCTGCAAGATGAGCACCGCAGCACAACGGTGCGTGCGCTGAGCGTGATCGTCGACCCGTCGTCCGAGGGGTGATCCGATGAGTCTTCCGCTCGAAGGAATCGTGGTCGCTGATTTCAGCCGAGTGCTCGCCGGGCCGCTGGCGGCGACCCTGCTCGCCGATCTCGGGGCCACCGTGATCAAGGTCGAGCGGCGGGGCATGGGCGATGACACCCGGCAATGGGGCCCGCCGTGGACGCCCGCGGCCAGTTCGTACTTCGACAGCGCCAATCGCTCGAAGAAGAGCATCGAGCTCGACTTCGATGATCCAGAAGACCGGTCTGTCGCCTCTGAGCTGGCGGGTGTCGCCGATGTGGTCATCGAGAACTTCCGGGTGGGACGCCTGGATCGCATCGGCCTGGGGTATGCGGACGTCAGCGCGCGGAACCCGAGAGTGGTCTACTGCTCGATCAGCGGGTTCGGCTCCGGCGGTGGTGCGGATCTGCCCGGATACGACTTCATCGCCCAGGCCGTGGGCGGGCTGATGAGCATCACCGGCGAGCGTGACGGCGAGCCTCTCAAAGTGGGAGTCGCCGTCGTCGACGTGCTGACCAGCAAGGACGCGGTCATCGGGATCCAGGCGGCGCTGCTGGAGCGCGAGCGGTCTGGGCGAGGCCAGCATGTCGAGGTCAACCTGCTCTCAAGCCTGCTGGGCTCGCTCGTGAACCAGGCATCCGGATACCTCGCCAACGGCGACTCACCCGCCAGGCTCGGCAGCAGGCATCCGTCGATCGCCCCATACGAAACCCTGCGCTGCGGTGACGGCATCATCGCGATCGCTTGCGGCAACGACGTTCAATTCAGAAGGCTGACGGAGGTGGTCGGACGCAGCGCGCTCGCCGCAGACGGTCGATTTGCCACCAATCCCGCACGAGTGCAGCACAGGGATGAGCTGGCAGCGGAACTGGAGTCGGCGCTCGCAGCAGCGTCGGTCTCGACGTGGACGCAAGCCCTCACTCGTGCGGGGGTGCCGGCGGGCAGGGTGAACGACATCGGCGCCGCCTTCGAGTACGCACAGTGGCTCGGACTCGAACCGCTCATCGAGATGCCAGGCGACGCGCTCCCGCAGGTGCGGCATCCGATCCGATACTCCCGCACCAGCCCGGTGCACCCCACGCCGCCCCCTCATCTCGGGGAGCACAACGACGAGATCCGCCGCTGGGTGGCGGAGAAAGCGAGCAGGCTATGAGCCCGACCACTGTCCGCCCTGTCGCCGAGGCGATCGACATCGCCGACACCGACTCCCTCCTCTCAGAAGACGAGCGAGAGGTCCGCGCGGTCGTTCGCTCGTTCTGCGAGCAGCGTCTCGACCCGCATGTCGCTGAGTGGTTCGAGTCGGGGGATCTCCCCGGGGCCCGCGAGCTCGCGCGGGGGTTCGGTGAGCTGGGCCTGCTCGGCATGCATCTCGAGGGCTACGGATGCGCCGGCATGTCGGCGACCGCCTATGGTCTCGCCTGCCTCGAACTCGAGGCCTGCGACTCCGGCATCCGCTCCTTCGTCTCGGTTCAGGGGTCGCTGGCGATGTACGCGATCCATCGCTGGGGAGCGAGGCGCAGAAGCAGGAGTGGCTGCCGCGGATGGCGTCCGGCGAGATCATCGGATGCTTCGGCCTGACCGAACCAGATCGAGGCTCCGACCCCGGCTCGATGCTGACCCGCGCCAGGCACGACGGCGACGACTGGGTGCTTGACGGCCGCAAGATGTGGATCACGAACGGCTCCATCGCCGACGTGGCGGTCGTCTGGGCGCAAACCGACGACGGCATCCGTGGCTTCGTCGTTCCGACCGAGACCGCGGGTTTCTCGGCGTCGCGCATTCCGCACAAGATGTCGCTACGTGCGTCTATCACCAGCGAGCTGGTGCTCGATGGCGTGAGACTGCCCTCGTCCGCCATGCTGCCACTCGCCCGGGGACTGTCCGGTCCGCTCTCGTGCCTGAACGAGGCGCGCTTCGGCATCCTCTTCGG
It encodes:
- a CDS encoding GntR family transcriptional regulator; amino-acid sequence: MTESNAVAEGSPLSRRPQTTQQYVLDELRRAIIRRELKPGEPIRQDALADRLGVSRVPLREALKILEGEGQVLYLPRRGYQIVDLSMADLVEVYHLRAILETEAIRLGVPALGDEDLDELEQLQDEIEAAGAVGDVITMSAANRRFHFLVFDLAGMPRLSRMIRNLWETTDAYRSLYYADVDNRAHVRAEHRAIVEAARARDVERFIALQDEHRSTTVRALSVIVDPSSEG
- a CDS encoding CaiB/BaiF CoA transferase family protein — protein: MSLPLEGIVVADFSRVLAGPLAATLLADLGATVIKVERRGMGDDTRQWGPPWTPAASSYFDSANRSKKSIELDFDDPEDRSVASELAGVADVVIENFRVGRLDRIGLGYADVSARNPRVVYCSISGFGSGGGADLPGYDFIAQAVGGLMSITGERDGEPLKVGVAVVDVLTSKDAVIGIQAALLERERSGRGQHVEVNLLSSLLGSLVNQASGYLANGDSPARLGSRHPSIAPYETLRCGDGIIAIACGNDVQFRRLTEVVGRSALAADGRFATNPARVQHRDELAAELESALAAASVSTWTQALTRAGVPAGRVNDIGAAFEYAQWLGLEPLIEMPGDALPQVRHPIRYSRTSPVHPTPPPHLGEHNDEIRRWVAEKASRL